From one Cucurbita pepo subsp. pepo cultivar mu-cu-16 unplaced genomic scaffold, ASM280686v2 Cp4.1_scaffold000399, whole genome shotgun sequence genomic stretch:
- the LOC111785191 gene encoding threonine synthase, chloroplastic-like isoform X1, with translation MASSLFSFNTSLSPKPSSLFRRPLRRNTSPPFTIACPSATSDSAASPVLDSSLPIGVQNPHFASVDIQDDSHRSRSVAAGGGRNFSAKYVPFGSGFDSSEWYSLDEIVYRSQSGGLLDVQHNMEALKEFDGGYWRNLFDSRVGKTTWPYGSGVWSKKEWVLPEIDSSDIVSAFEGNSNLFWAERFGKEFLGMNDLWVKHCGISHTGSFKDLGMTVLVSQVNRLRKMNRPVVGVGCASTGDTSAALSAYCAAAGIPSIVFLPADKISMAQLVQPIANGAFVLSMDTDFDGCMKLIREITAELPIYLANSLNSLRLEGQKTAAIEILQQFDWEVPDWVIIPGGNLGNIYAFYKGFQMCKELGLVDKIPRLVCAQAANANPLYLYYKSGWKEFSPLKASTTFASAIQIGDPVSIDRAVFALKNSGGIVEEATEEELMDATAQADSTGMFICPHTGVALTALIKLRNRGVIKGSDRTVVVSTAHGLKFTQSKIDYHSRAIQGMECRFANPPVEVKADFGSVMDVLKEHLSRKNPKMEL, from the exons ATGGCCTCCTCCCTCTTCTCTTTCAatacctctctctctcccaaacCCTCTTCTCTCTTCCGACGCCCCCTTCGCCGGAATACTTCCCCCCCTTTCACCATCGCCTGCCCCTCCGCCACCTCCGACTCTGCCGCCTCCCCTGTTCTCGACTCTTCCTTGCCCATCGGAGTTCAGAATCCCCACTTCGCTTCTGTCGATATTCAAGATGACTCTCATCGCAGTCGTTCCGTTGCTGCCGGTGGTGGCCGTAATTTCTCTGCGAAGTATGTGCCGTTTGGTTCTGGCTTTGATTCATCCGAATGGTACTCGCTCGACGAAATCGTTTATCGGAGCCAATCCGGCGGGCTGCTTGACGTTCAGCACAACATGGAAGCGTTGAAGGAGTTCGATGGAGGGTATTGGCGGAATCTGTTCGATTCGCGTGTAGGGAAGACGACCTGGCCGTACGGTTCCGGCGTGTGGAGCAAGAAAGAGTGGGTGCTGCCGGAGATTGACTCCAGCGACATCGTTAGCGCCTTTGAAGGAAATTCGAATCTCTTCTGGGCGGAGCGTTTTGGGAAGGAGTTTCTAGGCATGAACGATCTGTGGGTCAAACATTGCGGGATTAGCCACACCGGCAGTTTTAAAGACCTTGGAATGACTGTTTTAGTCAGCCAAGTCAACCGCCTCCGGAAAATGAATCGCCCGGTCGTCGGTGTCGGCTGCGCCTCCACTGGAGACACCTCCGCCGCTCTCTCTGCTTATTGCGCCGCCGCAGGAATTCCGTCCATTGTCTTCCTCCCGGCCGATAAGATTTCCATGGCACAATTAGTTCAGCCGATTGCAAACGGCGCTTTCGTCTTAAGCATGGACACCGATTTCGACGGCTGTATGAAATTAATCAGGGAAATCACGGCGGAGCTTCCGATTTATCTGGCGAATTCGCTCAACAGTTTGAGACTGGAAGGGCAAAAGACGGCGGCCATTGAAATCCTTCAACAGTTCGATTGGGAAGTGCCAGATTGGGTAATCATACCAGGGGGAAACCTAGGGAATATATATGCGTTTTACAAAGGCTTCCAAATGTGCAAAGAATTAGGTCTTGTGGACAAGATTCCGCGGCTGGTTTGTGCTCAAGCGGCAAATGCAAATCCGCTTTACTTGTATTACAAATCTGGCTGGAAAGAGTTCTCGCCATTGAAGGCGAGCACCACTTTCGCTTCTGCAATACAGATTGGGGATCCGGTTTCCATTGACAGAGCCGTGTTTGCTTTGAAAAATTCCGGCGGAATCGTGGAAGAAGCGACGGAGGAGGAACTAATGGACGCAACAGCTCAGGCTGATTCGACGGGAATGTTCATTTGCCCTCACACAGGAGTGGCGTTAACGGCTCTGATTAAGCTGAGAAACAGGGGCGTGATCAAAGGCAGTGATCGGACGGTG GTAGTAAGCACTGCTCATGGTCTGAAATTCACTCAATCCAAGATCGATTACCACTCGAGAGCAATCCAGGGCATGGAGTGCCGATTTGCAAACCCGCCGGTGGAAGTGAAGGCGGATTTTGGGTCTGTAATGGATGTTCTTAAGGAGCATCTGTCGAGGAAGAATCCAAAAATGGAGCTATAG
- the LOC111785191 gene encoding threonine synthase, chloroplastic-like isoform X2: MASSLFSFNTSLSPKPSSLFRRPLRRNTSPPFTIACPSATSDSAASPVLDSSLPIGVQNPHFASVDIQDDSHRSRSVAAGGGRNFSAKYVPFGSGFDSSEWYSLDEIVYRSQSGGLLDVQHNMEALKEFDGGYWRNLFDSRVGKTTWPYGSGVWSKKEWVLPEIDSSDIVSAFEGNSNLFWAERFGKEFLGMNDLWVKHCGISHTGSFKDLGMTVLVSQVNRLRKMNRPVVGVGCASTGDTSAALSAYCAAAGIPSIVFLPADKISMAQLVQPIANGAFVLSMDTDFDGCMKLIREITAELPIYLANSLNSLRLEGQKTAAIEILQQFDWEVPDWVIIPGGNLGNIYAFYKGFQMCKELGLVDKIPRLVCAQAANANPLYLYYKSGWKEFSPLKASTTFASAIQIGDPVSIDRAVFALKNSGGIVEEATEEELMDATAQADSMGMFICPHTGVALTALIKLRNRGVIKGSDRTVVVSTAHGLKFTQSKIDYHSRAIQGMECRFANPPVEVKADFGSVMDVLKEHLSRKNPKMEL; this comes from the exons ATGGCCTCCTCCCTCTTCTCTTTCAatacctctctctctcccaaacCCTCTTCTCTCTTCCGACGCCCCCTTCGCCGGAATACTTCCCCCCCTTTCACCATCGCCTGCCCCTCCGCCACCTCCGACTCTGCCGCCTCCCCTGTTCTCGACTCTTCCTTGCCCATCGGAGTTCAGAATCCCCACTTCGCTTCTGTCGATATTCAAGATGACTCTCATCGCAGTCGTTCCGTTGCTGCCGGTGGTGGCCGTAATTTCTCTGCGAAGTATGTGCCGTTTGGTTCTGGCTTTGATTCATCCGAATGGTACTCGCTCGACGAAATCGTTTATCGGAGCCAATCCGGCGGGCTGCTTGACGTTCAGCACAACATGGAAGCGTTGAAGGAGTTCGATGGAGGGTATTGGCGGAATCTGTTCGATTCGCGTGTAGGGAAGACGACCTGGCCGTACGGTTCCGGCGTGTGGAGCAAGAAAGAGTGGGTGCTGCCGGAGATTGACTCCAGCGACATCGTTAGCGCCTTTGAAGGAAATTCGAATCTCTTCTGGGCGGAGCGTTTTGGGAAGGAGTTTCTAGGCATGAACGATCTGTGGGTCAAACATTGCGGGATTAGCCACACCGGCAGTTTTAAAGACCTTGGAATGACTGTTTTAGTCAGCCAAGTCAACCGCCTCCGGAAAATGAATCGCCCGGTCGTCGGTGTCGGCTGCGCCTCCACTGGAGACACCTCCGCCGCTCTCTCTGCTTATTGCGCCGCCGCAGGAATTCCGTCCATTGTCTTCCTCCCGGCCGATAAGATTTCCATGGCACAATTAGTTCAGCCGATTGCAAACGGCGCTTTCGTCTTAAGCATGGACACCGATTTCGACGGCTGTATGAAATTAATCAGGGAAATCACGGCGGAGCTTCCGATTTATCTGGCGAATTCGCTCAACAGTTTGAGACTGGAAGGGCAAAAGACGGCGGCCATTGAAATCCTTCAACAGTTCGATTGGGAAGTGCCAGATTGGGTAATCATACCAGGGGGAAACCTAGGGAATATATATGCGTTTTACAAAGGCTTCCAAATGTGCAAAGAATTAGGTCTTGTGGACAAGATTCCGCGGCTGGTTTGTGCTCAAGCGGCAAATGCAAATCCGCTTTACTTGTATTACAAATCTGGCTGGAAAGAGTTCTCGCCATTGAAGGCGAGCACCACTTTCGCTTCTGCAATACAGATTGGGGATCCGGTTTCCATTGACAGAGCCGTGTTTGCTTTGAAAAATTCCGGCGGAATCGTGGAAGAAGCGACGGAGGAGGAACTAATGGACGCAACAGCTCAGGCTGATTCGA TGGGAATGTTCATTTGCCCTCACACAGGAGTGGCGTTAACGGCTCTGATTAAGCTTAGAAACAGGGGCGTGATCAAAGGCAGTGATCGGACGGTGGTAGTAAGCACTGCTCATGGTCTGAAATTCACTCAATCCAAGATCGATTACCACTCGAGAGCAATCCAGGGCATGGAGTGCCGATTTGCAAACCCGCCGGTGGAAGTGAAGGCGGATTTTGGGTCTGTAATGGATGTTCTTAAGGAGCATCTGTCGAGGAAGAATCCAAAAATGGAGCTATAG